The following coding sequences lie in one Dehalococcoidia bacterium genomic window:
- the cobA gene encoding uroporphyrinogen-III C-methyltransferase, giving the protein MSGVDGAGKVWLVGGGPGDPGLLTLRGAEVLAAADVVLYDRLAGERLLEHARSDADLIFVGKAPGRHALTQAEINAELVRLARAGKRVVRLKGGDPFVFGRGGEEAEALAEARLPFEIVPGVSSAIAGPAYAGIPVTHRGAAASFAVVTGHEDPEKAKGQVDWRKLTTAADTLVVLMGVGNLEPICAQVLAGGRAPETPAALIEWATTPRQRCLVSTLAELPRAAAAAGIGSPAIVVIGEAVRLRERLQWWETRPLWGRRVLVTRTRQQASGLRRLLEERGAEVIELPALEIVETVSPALMRRIGGALNGGDYGWVVFTSANGVELFFRHLREHGRDARSFRDASVCAIGPGTAQALAERGILADLVPEEYVAEGIIAAMQPSDLRRRRVLVPRAENARPELVAGLRRLGAEVEEVPLYVSRVPATPDESALARVRAGEVDVVTLASSSTVTHLLGMLGGDPAPLRGAVIACIGPVTANTARRLGLRVDVVAETFSIPGLVTALEAFLVGPAAIEEHGHA; this is encoded by the coding sequence ATGTCCGGGGTTGACGGCGCCGGCAAAGTTTGGCTGGTCGGCGGGGGGCCGGGCGATCCGGGGCTGCTCACCTTGCGCGGCGCCGAGGTGCTGGCTGCCGCCGACGTCGTGCTCTACGACCGGCTGGCCGGCGAGCGGCTGCTGGAACACGCCCGCTCGGACGCGGACCTGATCTTCGTGGGCAAGGCGCCCGGCCGTCATGCGCTCACACAGGCCGAGATCAACGCCGAGCTGGTGCGGCTGGCGCGGGCTGGAAAACGCGTCGTGCGGCTCAAGGGCGGCGACCCCTTCGTCTTCGGCCGCGGCGGCGAAGAGGCCGAAGCGCTGGCCGAGGCCAGGCTTCCCTTCGAGATCGTTCCCGGCGTCTCCTCGGCCATCGCCGGGCCGGCCTACGCGGGCATCCCGGTTACGCACCGCGGCGCGGCGGCCTCGTTCGCCGTCGTCACGGGTCACGAAGACCCGGAGAAGGCGAAGGGGCAGGTCGATTGGCGAAAGCTCACTACGGCGGCGGACACGCTGGTCGTGCTGATGGGCGTAGGCAATCTGGAGCCGATCTGCGCCCAGGTGCTCGCCGGCGGCCGCGCTCCCGAGACGCCCGCCGCGCTGATTGAGTGGGCCACCACGCCCCGGCAGCGCTGCCTTGTTTCCACGCTGGCCGAGCTGCCCCGTGCCGCCGCCGCGGCCGGCATCGGCTCGCCGGCGATCGTCGTAATCGGCGAGGCCGTGCGGCTGCGCGAGCGCCTGCAGTGGTGGGAGACGCGCCCGCTCTGGGGCCGGCGCGTGCTCGTGACACGCACACGGCAGCAGGCGAGCGGCCTGCGCCGGCTGCTGGAAGAGCGCGGCGCGGAGGTAATCGAGCTGCCGGCGCTGGAGATCGTGGAAACCGTTTCCCCGGCGTTGATGCGCCGCATCGGCGGCGCGCTGAACGGCGGCGACTACGGCTGGGTCGTGTTCACCAGCGCCAACGGCGTCGAACTCTTCTTCCGCCACCTGCGCGAGCACGGCCGCGACGCCCGCAGCTTTCGCGACGCGTCGGTCTGCGCGATCGGCCCCGGCACGGCGCAGGCGCTGGCCGAGCGCGGCATCCTCGCCGACCTGGTGCCGGAGGAGTACGTGGCCGAAGGCATCATCGCCGCGATGCAGCCGTCCGATCTTCGTCGCCGCCGCGTGCTCGTGCCGCGTGCGGAGAACGCGCGGCCGGAGCTGGTCGCCGGCCTGCGCCGGCTCGGCGCCGAAGTCGAAGAGGTACCGCTCTACGTCTCGCGCGTGCCCGCCACGCCGGACGAGTCGGCCCTTGCGCGGGTGCGCGCGGGCGAGGTCGACGTCGTCACGCTCGCCAGCTCGTCGACCGTCACGCACCTGCTCGGCATGCTCGGCGGCGACCCAGCGCCGCTACGCGGGGCAGTCATCGCCTGCATCGGACCCGTCACGGCGAACACGGCGCGGCGGCTGGGGCTGCGCGTGGACGTGGTGGCCGAGACGTTTAGTATTCCCGGCCTGGTCACGGCGCTGGAGGCGTTTCTCGTCGGACCGGCGGCGATAGAGGAGCATGGTCATGCTTGA
- the hemC gene encoding hydroxymethylbilane synthase gives MGDAPAPALSDAPPATEACRLVKERPRQALRAGTRGSALALRQTELIVNQLRAAHPHVRVKSVPIRTQGDRDRSTPLSLLGGKGVFVKELEAALLDGRIDFAVHSLKDVPSTLPEGLAIVAVGARADARDALVSRHGATLAQLPAGAHIGTGSRRRRAELLALRPDIVPVEVRGNVGTRIGRVRDGSLDAVVLAVAGLERLGRLHEAAQIFAPDELLPAVGQGALAVEAREGDQRTAALFASIDDADTHRCVRAERAFLARLGAGCTTPAAAYCTHGGASLLLRALIAGDDGVALRETRTGVANEPEALGVAVAGALIERGALGLLARST, from the coding sequence ATGGGAGATGCGCCCGCGCCGGCGCTCTCCGACGCGCCTCCAGCCACCGAAGCGTGCCGGCTCGTGAAGGAGCGGCCGCGTCAAGCTCTGCGCGCCGGCACGCGTGGCAGCGCCCTGGCGCTGCGGCAGACCGAGCTGATCGTCAACCAGCTGCGCGCGGCGCATCCGCATGTCCGCGTCAAGTCGGTGCCAATTCGCACGCAGGGCGATCGCGACCGCAGCACACCGCTTTCGCTGCTGGGCGGCAAGGGCGTCTTTGTCAAGGAGCTCGAAGCCGCGCTGCTCGACGGCCGCATCGACTTCGCCGTGCACAGCTTGAAAGACGTGCCCAGCACGCTGCCGGAGGGTCTCGCAATCGTCGCGGTCGGCGCCCGCGCGGACGCGCGCGACGCGCTGGTCTCGCGCCACGGCGCCACGCTCGCGCAACTGCCGGCCGGCGCTCACATCGGCACCGGCAGCCGCCGGCGGCGCGCCGAGCTGCTGGCGCTGCGGCCGGACATCGTGCCGGTGGAAGTGCGTGGCAACGTCGGGACGCGCATCGGCAGGGTGCGCGACGGGTCGCTCGATGCCGTGGTGCTCGCCGTTGCGGGGCTTGAGCGCCTGGGCCGTTTGCACGAGGCCGCGCAGATCTTCGCGCCCGATGAGCTGCTGCCCGCCGTGGGGCAAGGTGCGCTCGCCGTCGAGGCACGCGAGGGCGATCAGCGCACCGCCGCGCTCTTCGCCTCGATCGACGACGCGGACACCCACCGCTGTGTCCGTGCAGAGCGGGCGTTCCTCGCCCGGCTGGGCGCCGGTTGCACGACGCCCGCCGCGGCGTACTGCACGCACGGCGGCGCTTCGCTCTTGCTCCGCGCCCTCATCGCGGGGGACGATGGAGTCGCCCTGCGCGAAACGCGGACCGGTGTGGCAAACGAACCAGAAGCGCTGGGCGTGGCCGTGGCCGGGGCGCTGATCGAGCGCGGCGCGCTGGGGCTGTTGGCGCGGAGCACCTGA
- the hemA gene encoding glutamyl-tRNA reductase, which yields MGEPMIAVAGISHHTAPLAVRERFAVDAGNLPAALERLRERYGAAVLLSTCNRTEIYLSADSAGGAAGSPALALVGLHPHMAPPEAIYELRGRAAARHLLRVAAGLDSLILGEDQILGQVRGAFTAAVEAHAADHVLSRLFHLAIATGRRVRTETTLSRHARSVSAAAVEAVRERLGDLAGRRLLVLGAGEAGKLTARSLAGCGVGRLIVVNRTLAHAAALAAPLGAEAMAIEGLAVVLAQVDAVICASAAPSYQVTPELLKPVHGRSARPLLLIDIAVPRDVDPACAAEPGVTLLDLDRLGDGEDGGVGAAGAITAAEAIVEAEVTGLVAWWETLQVVPTISALHDRAEAIRRTELARTFGRLPDLTPRERARIEALSAAIVSKLLHAPISKLKQPGTGERYAALVHDLFDLPVAGPAEDGR from the coding sequence GTGGGTGAGCCGATGATCGCCGTTGCCGGCATCTCACATCACACCGCGCCGTTGGCCGTGCGCGAACGCTTTGCCGTTGACGCCGGCAACCTGCCTGCCGCCCTCGAGAGGCTGCGCGAGCGGTACGGCGCGGCCGTGCTGCTCTCCACCTGCAACCGCACCGAGATTTACCTGAGTGCGGACAGCGCGGGCGGCGCCGCTGGTTCGCCGGCGCTCGCCCTTGTTGGGCTGCATCCGCACATGGCGCCGCCGGAAGCGATCTACGAACTGCGTGGCCGTGCGGCGGCCCGCCATCTGCTGCGCGTCGCCGCGGGCCTCGACTCGCTGATCCTGGGCGAAGACCAGATTCTCGGCCAGGTGCGCGGCGCCTTCACCGCGGCCGTCGAGGCACATGCTGCCGACCATGTGCTTTCGCGCCTGTTCCATCTCGCCATCGCCACCGGCCGGCGCGTGCGCACGGAAACGACACTGAGCCGCCACGCCCGTTCGGTGAGCGCCGCGGCGGTCGAGGCGGTGCGTGAACGCCTGGGCGACCTGGCCGGGCGCAGGCTGCTGGTACTGGGCGCGGGCGAGGCGGGCAAGCTCACGGCGCGCAGCCTGGCCGGCTGCGGCGTCGGCCGCCTGATCGTCGTCAACCGCACGCTGGCGCACGCGGCCGCGCTCGCCGCGCCGCTCGGCGCCGAAGCAATGGCCATTGAGGGCTTGGCCGTGGTCCTGGCCCAGGTCGATGCCGTCATCTGTGCCAGCGCGGCGCCGTCGTACCAGGTCACGCCCGAACTCTTGAAGCCGGTGCACGGCCGGAGCGCAAGACCGCTGTTGCTGATCGATATTGCCGTGCCGCGCGACGTGGATCCGGCCTGCGCGGCCGAACCAGGCGTCACCCTCCTGGACCTGGACCGCCTGGGCGACGGCGAGGACGGTGGCGTCGGTGCGGCCGGCGCCATCACCGCCGCCGAGGCGATCGTCGAGGCCGAGGTGACGGGCCTCGTCGCCTGGTGGGAGACGTTGCAGGTGGTGCCGACGATCAGCGCCCTGCACGACCGTGCGGAGGCGATCCGCCGCACGGAGCTGGCCCGCACCTTCGGCCGGCTGCCGGACCTGACGCCGCGCGAGCGTGCCCGCATCGAAGCCTTGAGCGCGGCGATCGTGAGCAAGTTGCTGCACGCGCCGATTAGCAAACTGAAGCAGCCAGGCACCGGCGAACGCTATGCGGCGCTCGTGCACGACCTCTTCGATTTGCCCGTGGCAGGACCGGCCGAGGACGGGCGGTAG
- a CDS encoding bifunctional precorrin-2 dehydrogenase/sirohydrochlorin ferrochelatase: protein MGYYPVFLELAARRVLVVGGGNVALQKVRGLLAADAAVTLVAPDLHAELRVLLDDGAFTYIGRDYHAGDLAGFDLVMVATDDGVVNGAVAAEARAARIWVNSADDVPNCDFILPSVIRKGQIVVAASTGGASPALARRLREELGAYLTDDFEPLAELLAEVRGELRQQHVHVDADTWQRAIDGQLRVLLAQRRYGQAKAYLLRGLGLLAEPIGAPRTGDVPLPATAGG, encoded by the coding sequence GTGGGCTACTATCCGGTCTTTCTGGAATTGGCGGCGCGGCGCGTGCTCGTCGTGGGCGGGGGCAACGTCGCGCTGCAGAAGGTGCGCGGTCTGCTCGCTGCCGACGCCGCGGTGACGCTCGTCGCGCCCGATCTGCACGCCGAACTGCGCGTGCTGCTCGATGACGGTGCGTTCACGTACATCGGCCGCGACTACCACGCCGGCGATCTTGCCGGCTTCGATCTGGTCATGGTCGCCACCGACGATGGTGTGGTGAACGGAGCGGTCGCCGCGGAGGCGCGCGCGGCGCGCATCTGGGTCAACAGCGCCGACGACGTGCCCAACTGCGATTTCATCCTTCCCTCGGTGATTCGCAAAGGACAGATCGTCGTGGCTGCCTCCACGGGCGGCGCCAGCCCGGCGCTCGCTCGTCGCCTGCGCGAAGAGCTAGGCGCCTACCTCACCGACGATTTTGAGCCGCTGGCCGAACTGCTGGCTGAGGTGCGGGGCGAGCTGCGGCAGCAACACGTCCATGTCGACGCCGACACCTGGCAGCGGGCGATTGACGGTCAACTGCGCGTCTTGCTGGCGCAGCGTCGTTACGGGCAAGCGAAAGCCTACCTGTTGCGCGGGCTCGGGCTGCTCGCCGAACCCATCGGCGCGCCGCGCACCGGGGATGTGCCGCTGCCGGCGACAGCGGGTGGGTGA
- a CDS encoding helix-turn-helix domain-containing protein: MTRIAQVSASHDLRPAAAGSGWITLAQACRVLGVNESTLRRWADAGQVRTFRTPGGHRRFSESDLLSLTTSGPAAGDPERANLADLALTRIRRRLQRPRQSDATWYQQLSDEERLRLRLLGRRLVSLISDYFTRRTRRLKLLEEARAIGREYGRELGMAGTPLRDALAAFMFFRRSLDETARQLALRNGLSTDETVDGLEHISDLADEVLLAITEAYAAPAPRHGV, from the coding sequence TTGACGAGAATTGCACAGGTTTCAGCGTCGCATGACCTGCGGCCTGCCGCGGCGGGCAGTGGCTGGATCACGCTGGCCCAGGCCTGCCGCGTGCTCGGCGTGAACGAGAGCACGCTGCGGCGCTGGGCCGATGCTGGGCAGGTGCGCACGTTTCGCACGCCCGGCGGCCACCGCCGCTTCTCCGAGTCCGATCTGCTTTCGCTCACGACCAGCGGCCCCGCCGCGGGCGACCCGGAACGGGCGAACCTCGCCGACCTGGCGCTGACGCGCATCCGGCGGCGCCTGCAACGCCCGCGACAGTCCGACGCGACCTGGTACCAGCAGCTCAGCGACGAGGAACGCCTGCGGCTGCGCCTGCTTGGCCGCCGCCTGGTAAGCCTGATCAGCGACTATTTCACGCGGCGCACGCGGCGGCTGAAGCTCCTGGAAGAGGCGCGAGCGATCGGCCGCGAGTACGGCCGCGAGCTGGGCATGGCCGGCACGCCGCTGCGCGACGCGCTGGCCGCCTTCATGTTCTTCCGCCGATCGCTGGACGAGACCGCGCGTCAACTGGCGCTGCGCAACGGCCTCTCCACCGATGAAACGGTAGATGGCCTGGAGCATATCTCCGACCTCGCGGACGAGGTCTTGCTGGCGATTACCGAAGCGTACGCCGCGCCCGCACCCCGGCATGGCGTATGA
- a CDS encoding phage holin family protein, whose translation MRRAQPAGPTLFGIDLTRALARFVINAIAILIASWVLPGIKVSDWKGVLFAAALFGLVNALIKPVVQFLTCPLYLLTLGLFAIVVNAVMLALTSWIAQQADIGFRVDGFGNALLGAIVIGIVSWLVAMVLTDPARRR comes from the coding sequence GTGCGACGCGCACAGCCTGCCGGCCCTACCCTCTTCGGCATCGATTTGACGCGCGCCCTGGCGCGCTTCGTGATCAACGCCATCGCGATTCTCATCGCCAGTTGGGTGCTGCCCGGCATCAAGGTCAGCGACTGGAAGGGTGTGCTGTTCGCCGCGGCCCTCTTCGGGCTGGTGAACGCCTTGATCAAGCCGGTCGTGCAGTTTCTCACCTGCCCGCTGTATCTGCTGACGCTCGGCCTGTTTGCCATTGTGGTGAACGCGGTCATGCTGGCGCTGACCTCCTGGATCGCCCAGCAAGCGGACATTGGCTTCCGCGTCGACGGCTTCGGCAACGCCCTGCTGGGCGCGATCGTGATCGGCATCGTGAGCTGGCTGGTGGCGATGGTGCTGACCGACCCGGCGCGGCGGCGCTGA
- the ribH gene encoding 6,7-dimethyl-8-ribityllumazine synthase has product MGKTFAGRLDGTGLSIAIVAGRFNEMVTERLLAGARAGLERHGVDPERIDIAWVPGSFEAPGAAKLLAAGGRYDAIICLGAVIRGSTPHFEYVSAQAASGVLRAGLDTGVPVIFAILTTDNVEQAFDRAGLKQGNKGYDAAMSAIEMANLFRSLRCE; this is encoded by the coding sequence GTGGGCAAGACCTTCGCCGGCCGGTTGGACGGCACGGGCCTCTCGATCGCAATTGTCGCCGGGCGCTTTAATGAAATGGTGACGGAGCGCTTGCTCGCCGGCGCCCGCGCGGGCCTCGAGCGCCATGGCGTCGATCCGGAGCGCATCGATATCGCCTGGGTGCCCGGCAGCTTCGAGGCGCCGGGCGCGGCCAAGCTGCTCGCCGCCGGCGGCCGCTATGACGCGATCATCTGCCTGGGCGCCGTCATCCGGGGCAGCACGCCGCACTTCGAGTACGTCTCCGCGCAGGCCGCTTCCGGCGTGCTGCGCGCCGGCCTCGATACCGGCGTGCCGGTGATCTTTGCCATCCTCACCACCGATAACGTCGAGCAAGCCTTCGACCGCGCCGGCCTCAAGCAAGGCAACAAGGGCTACGACGCCGCGATGAGCGCGATCGAGATGGCGAATCTCTTCCGCTCACTGCGCTGCGAGTAA